From the Paramormyrops kingsleyae isolate MSU_618 chromosome 7, PKINGS_0.4, whole genome shotgun sequence genome, one window contains:
- the slc25a25b gene encoding calcium-binding mitochondrial carrier protein SCaMC-2-B isoform X7, with the protein MQSLKDLGVHISEQQAEKILKRIGRGHIWAPFAYMDKNGTMTIDWNEWRDYHLLHPADNIPEIILYWKHSTIFDVGESLLVPDEFTAEERKTGMWWRHLVAGGGAGAVSRTCTAPLDRLKVLMQVHASRRNSMSMTGGFIQMIREGGLRSLWRGNGINVIKIAPESAIKFMAYEQIKRLIGIKQESLGIMERLVAGSLAGAIAQSSIYPMEVLKTRLALRRTGQYSGIVDCAKHIFQKEGLAAFYKGYVPNMLGIIPYAGIDLAVYETLKTSWLQRYATDSADPGVFVLLACGTTSSTCGQLSSYPLALVRTRMQAQASLEGGPQMTMTGLFRHIVRTEGVTGLYRGIAPNFMKVIPAVSISYVVYENLKVTLGAAS; encoded by the exons ATGCAGTCCTTGAAGGACCTCGGGGTACACATCTCAGAGCAGCAGGCGGAGAAGATCTTAAAAAG AATCGGGAGGGGGCACATCTGGGCTCCATTCGCGTA CATGGATAAGAACGGGACGATGACAATCGACTGGAACGAGTGGAGGGACTACCACCTGCTTCACCCTGCCGACAACATCCCAGAGATCATCTTGTACTGGAAGCACTCCACG ATATTTGATGTTGGTGAGAGCTTGCTGGTGCCAGACGAGTTTACGGCAGAGGAGCGGAAGACTGGGATGTGGTGGCGACACCTGGTGGCAGGAGGAGGTGCAGGCGCCGTGTCCCGTACATGCACTGCCCCGCTGGACAGGCTCAAAGTACTCATGCAG GTCCACGCCTCCAGGCGTAACAGTATGAGCATGACTGGAGGCTTCATCCAGATGATCCGTGAGGGCGGGCTGCGCTCACTGTGGAGGGGGAATGGCATCAACGTCATCAAGATCGCTCCTGAGTCCGCCATCAAGTTCATGGCCTATGAGCAG ATCAAACGCTTGATAGGAATCAAGCAGGAGTCCCTTGGGATCATGGAGCGGCTGGTCGCCGGTTCCTTGGCAGGAGCCATCGCTCAGAGCAGCATTTACCCAATGGAG GTCCTGAAGACCCGGCTGGCCTTGCGGAGGACCGGCCAGTACTCTGGCATCGTAGACTGTGCCAAGCATATCTTCCAGAAGGAGGGACTTGCGGCGTTTTACAAGGGCTACGTTCCCAACATGCTGGGCATCATTCCCTACGCGGGTATTGACCTGGCCGTGTACGAG ACACTGAAGACCTCATGGCTGCAGCGGTATGCCACAGACAGTGCCGACCCTGGTGTGTTTGTGCTGCTGGCCTGCGGGACCACCTCCAGCACATGCGGCCAGCTGTCCAGCTACCCGCTGGCACTGGTCCGAACCCGTATGCAGGCTCAAG CCTCCTTGGAGGGCGGACCTCAGATGACCATGACTGGACTCTTCAGACATATTGTGCGGACAGAAGGAGTGACTGGGCTTTACAGGGGCATCGCCCCGAACTTCATGAAGGTCATCCCAGCGGTCAGCATCAGCTACGTGGTGTACGAGAACCTGAAGGTGACCCTTGGTGCAGCGTCATAG
- the slc25a25b gene encoding calcium-binding mitochondrial carrier protein SCaMC-2-B isoform X3, whose protein sequence is MQQQRSFVSPLLSGVFCQCSSADDAHCSPDSGVGAGTGFGAAGTPAHKPWDCPLNDPPSAPHGSLHPCGGAVCGGPDQEHRLKVLFQVLDVNKDGGICVQDLTIGLKKLGVHRTENELMDFSTYRSWRKKIVKAGDKDLDGQLDFEEFVHYLRDHEKKLRLVFKSLDKKNDGHIDSQEIMQSLKDLGVHISEQQAEKILKSMDKNGTMTIDWNEWRDYHLLHPADNIPEIILYWKHSTIFDVGESLLVPDEFTAEERKTGMWWRHLVAGGGAGAVSRTCTAPLDRLKVLMQVHASRRNSMSMTGGFIQMIREGGLRSLWRGNGINVIKIAPESAIKFMAYEQIKRLIGIKQESLGIMERLVAGSLAGAIAQSSIYPMEVLKTRLALRRTGQYSGIVDCAKHIFQKEGLAAFYKGYVPNMLGIIPYAGIDLAVYETLKTSWLQRYATDSADPGVFVLLACGTTSSTCGQLSSYPLALVRTRMQAQASLEGGPQMTMTGLFRHIVRTEGVTGLYRGIAPNFMKVIPAVSISYVVYENLKVTLGAAS, encoded by the exons ATGCAGCAGCAGAGATCATTCGTCTCCCCGCTGCTGAGCGGTGTATTCTGTCAGTGCAGCTCGGCGGACGATGCCCATTGCTCCCCAGATTCCGGTGTAGGTGCTGGTACCGGATTTGGAGCGGCTGGGACTCCAGCACACAAGCCCTGGGACTGCCCGCTAAACGATCCCCCAAGCGCCCCTCACGGGAGCTTGCACCCGTGCGGCGGCGCGGTCTGTGGTGGCCCCGACCAGGAGCACCGGCTCAAGGTCTTGTTCCAAGTGCTGGACGTCAATAAGGACGGGGGAATCTGTGTGCAGGACCTGACCATCGGCCTCAAAAAGCTGGGTGTTCATCGCACTGAGAATGAGCTTATG GATTTCTCTACGTACCGAAGCTGGCGAAAG AAAATTGTAAAAGCCGGGGACAAGGACCTAGATGGACAGCTGGACTTTGAGGAATTTGTCCACTACCTTCGTGACCATGAGAAGAAGCTGAGGCTCGTTTTCAAGAGTCTAGACAAGAAGAATGATG GTCACATTGACTCACAGGAGATCATGCAGTCCTTGAAGGACCTCGGGGTACACATCTCAGAGCAGCAGGCGGAGAAGATCTTAAAAAG CATGGATAAGAACGGGACGATGACAATCGACTGGAACGAGTGGAGGGACTACCACCTGCTTCACCCTGCCGACAACATCCCAGAGATCATCTTGTACTGGAAGCACTCCACG ATATTTGATGTTGGTGAGAGCTTGCTGGTGCCAGACGAGTTTACGGCAGAGGAGCGGAAGACTGGGATGTGGTGGCGACACCTGGTGGCAGGAGGAGGTGCAGGCGCCGTGTCCCGTACATGCACTGCCCCGCTGGACAGGCTCAAAGTACTCATGCAG GTCCACGCCTCCAGGCGTAACAGTATGAGCATGACTGGAGGCTTCATCCAGATGATCCGTGAGGGCGGGCTGCGCTCACTGTGGAGGGGGAATGGCATCAACGTCATCAAGATCGCTCCTGAGTCCGCCATCAAGTTCATGGCCTATGAGCAG ATCAAACGCTTGATAGGAATCAAGCAGGAGTCCCTTGGGATCATGGAGCGGCTGGTCGCCGGTTCCTTGGCAGGAGCCATCGCTCAGAGCAGCATTTACCCAATGGAG GTCCTGAAGACCCGGCTGGCCTTGCGGAGGACCGGCCAGTACTCTGGCATCGTAGACTGTGCCAAGCATATCTTCCAGAAGGAGGGACTTGCGGCGTTTTACAAGGGCTACGTTCCCAACATGCTGGGCATCATTCCCTACGCGGGTATTGACCTGGCCGTGTACGAG ACACTGAAGACCTCATGGCTGCAGCGGTATGCCACAGACAGTGCCGACCCTGGTGTGTTTGTGCTGCTGGCCTGCGGGACCACCTCCAGCACATGCGGCCAGCTGTCCAGCTACCCGCTGGCACTGGTCCGAACCCGTATGCAGGCTCAAG CCTCCTTGGAGGGCGGACCTCAGATGACCATGACTGGACTCTTCAGACATATTGTGCGGACAGAAGGAGTGACTGGGCTTTACAGGGGCATCGCCCCGAACTTCATGAAGGTCATCCCAGCGGTCAGCATCAGCTACGTGGTGTACGAGAACCTGAAGGTGACCCTTGGTGCAGCGTCATAG
- the slc25a25b gene encoding calcium-binding mitochondrial carrier protein SCaMC-2-B isoform X4: MQQQRSFVSPLLSGVFCQCSSADDAHCSPDSGVGAGTGFGAAGTPAHKPWDCPLNDPPSAPHGSLHPCGGAVCGGPDQEHRLKVLFQVLDVNKDGGICVQDLTIGLKKLGVHRTENELMKIVKAGDKDLDGQLDFEEFVHYLRDHEKKLRLVFKSLDKKNDGHIDSQEIMQSLKDLGVHISEQQAEKILKSMDKNGTMTIDWNEWRDYHLLHPADNIPEIILYWKHSTIFDVGESLLVPDEFTAEERKTGMWWRHLVAGGGAGAVSRTCTAPLDRLKVLMQVHASRRNSMSMTGGFIQMIREGGLRSLWRGNGINVIKIAPESAIKFMAYEQIKRLIGIKQESLGIMERLVAGSLAGAIAQSSIYPMEVLKTRLALRRTGQYSGIVDCAKHIFQKEGLAAFYKGYVPNMLGIIPYAGIDLAVYETLKTSWLQRYATDSADPGVFVLLACGTTSSTCGQLSSYPLALVRTRMQAQASLEGGPQMTMTGLFRHIVRTEGVTGLYRGIAPNFMKVIPAVSISYVVYENLKVTLGAAS, translated from the exons ATGCAGCAGCAGAGATCATTCGTCTCCCCGCTGCTGAGCGGTGTATTCTGTCAGTGCAGCTCGGCGGACGATGCCCATTGCTCCCCAGATTCCGGTGTAGGTGCTGGTACCGGATTTGGAGCGGCTGGGACTCCAGCACACAAGCCCTGGGACTGCCCGCTAAACGATCCCCCAAGCGCCCCTCACGGGAGCTTGCACCCGTGCGGCGGCGCGGTCTGTGGTGGCCCCGACCAGGAGCACCGGCTCAAGGTCTTGTTCCAAGTGCTGGACGTCAATAAGGACGGGGGAATCTGTGTGCAGGACCTGACCATCGGCCTCAAAAAGCTGGGTGTTCATCGCACTGAGAATGAGCTTATG AAAATTGTAAAAGCCGGGGACAAGGACCTAGATGGACAGCTGGACTTTGAGGAATTTGTCCACTACCTTCGTGACCATGAGAAGAAGCTGAGGCTCGTTTTCAAGAGTCTAGACAAGAAGAATGATG GTCACATTGACTCACAGGAGATCATGCAGTCCTTGAAGGACCTCGGGGTACACATCTCAGAGCAGCAGGCGGAGAAGATCTTAAAAAG CATGGATAAGAACGGGACGATGACAATCGACTGGAACGAGTGGAGGGACTACCACCTGCTTCACCCTGCCGACAACATCCCAGAGATCATCTTGTACTGGAAGCACTCCACG ATATTTGATGTTGGTGAGAGCTTGCTGGTGCCAGACGAGTTTACGGCAGAGGAGCGGAAGACTGGGATGTGGTGGCGACACCTGGTGGCAGGAGGAGGTGCAGGCGCCGTGTCCCGTACATGCACTGCCCCGCTGGACAGGCTCAAAGTACTCATGCAG GTCCACGCCTCCAGGCGTAACAGTATGAGCATGACTGGAGGCTTCATCCAGATGATCCGTGAGGGCGGGCTGCGCTCACTGTGGAGGGGGAATGGCATCAACGTCATCAAGATCGCTCCTGAGTCCGCCATCAAGTTCATGGCCTATGAGCAG ATCAAACGCTTGATAGGAATCAAGCAGGAGTCCCTTGGGATCATGGAGCGGCTGGTCGCCGGTTCCTTGGCAGGAGCCATCGCTCAGAGCAGCATTTACCCAATGGAG GTCCTGAAGACCCGGCTGGCCTTGCGGAGGACCGGCCAGTACTCTGGCATCGTAGACTGTGCCAAGCATATCTTCCAGAAGGAGGGACTTGCGGCGTTTTACAAGGGCTACGTTCCCAACATGCTGGGCATCATTCCCTACGCGGGTATTGACCTGGCCGTGTACGAG ACACTGAAGACCTCATGGCTGCAGCGGTATGCCACAGACAGTGCCGACCCTGGTGTGTTTGTGCTGCTGGCCTGCGGGACCACCTCCAGCACATGCGGCCAGCTGTCCAGCTACCCGCTGGCACTGGTCCGAACCCGTATGCAGGCTCAAG CCTCCTTGGAGGGCGGACCTCAGATGACCATGACTGGACTCTTCAGACATATTGTGCGGACAGAAGGAGTGACTGGGCTTTACAGGGGCATCGCCCCGAACTTCATGAAGGTCATCCCAGCGGTCAGCATCAGCTACGTGGTGTACGAGAACCTGAAGGTGACCCTTGGTGCAGCGTCATAG
- the slc25a25b gene encoding calcium-binding mitochondrial carrier protein SCaMC-2-B isoform X6, translating to MLPEICRSALRWLSGAGGASCDPEGELATRSRRPGEEEENEQGGLGSEARSDPPARSAESQEAGKRTTVLVMVAPPPDFQQKIVKAGDKDLDGQLDFEEFVHYLRDHEKKLRLVFKSLDKKNDGHIDSQEIMQSLKDLGVHISEQQAEKILKRIGRGHIWAPFAYMDKNGTMTIDWNEWRDYHLLHPADNIPEIILYWKHSTIFDVGESLLVPDEFTAEERKTGMWWRHLVAGGGAGAVSRTCTAPLDRLKVLMQVHASRRNSMSMTGGFIQMIREGGLRSLWRGNGINVIKIAPESAIKFMAYEQIKRLIGIKQESLGIMERLVAGSLAGAIAQSSIYPMEVLKTRLALRRTGQYSGIVDCAKHIFQKEGLAAFYKGYVPNMLGIIPYAGIDLAVYETLKTSWLQRYATDSADPGVFVLLACGTTSSTCGQLSSYPLALVRTRMQAQASLEGGPQMTMTGLFRHIVRTEGVTGLYRGIAPNFMKVIPAVSISYVVYENLKVTLGAAS from the exons ATGCTGCCGGAGATCTGCAGGTCCGCCTTGCGCTGGCTctcaggagctgggggggcctCGTGTGATCCCGAGGGCGAGCTGGCCACCAGGAGCCGCAGGccaggagaggaagaggagaacGAGCAAGGGGGGCTGGGGTCAGAGGCCCGGTCAGACCCTCCGGCAAGAAGCGCGGAGAGCCAGGAGGCAGGGAAGCGGACCACGGTGCTCGTCATGGTGGCGCCACCACCGGACTTCCAGCAG AAAATTGTAAAAGCCGGGGACAAGGACCTAGATGGACAGCTGGACTTTGAGGAATTTGTCCACTACCTTCGTGACCATGAGAAGAAGCTGAGGCTCGTTTTCAAGAGTCTAGACAAGAAGAATGATG GTCACATTGACTCACAGGAGATCATGCAGTCCTTGAAGGACCTCGGGGTACACATCTCAGAGCAGCAGGCGGAGAAGATCTTAAAAAG AATCGGGAGGGGGCACATCTGGGCTCCATTCGCGTA CATGGATAAGAACGGGACGATGACAATCGACTGGAACGAGTGGAGGGACTACCACCTGCTTCACCCTGCCGACAACATCCCAGAGATCATCTTGTACTGGAAGCACTCCACG ATATTTGATGTTGGTGAGAGCTTGCTGGTGCCAGACGAGTTTACGGCAGAGGAGCGGAAGACTGGGATGTGGTGGCGACACCTGGTGGCAGGAGGAGGTGCAGGCGCCGTGTCCCGTACATGCACTGCCCCGCTGGACAGGCTCAAAGTACTCATGCAG GTCCACGCCTCCAGGCGTAACAGTATGAGCATGACTGGAGGCTTCATCCAGATGATCCGTGAGGGCGGGCTGCGCTCACTGTGGAGGGGGAATGGCATCAACGTCATCAAGATCGCTCCTGAGTCCGCCATCAAGTTCATGGCCTATGAGCAG ATCAAACGCTTGATAGGAATCAAGCAGGAGTCCCTTGGGATCATGGAGCGGCTGGTCGCCGGTTCCTTGGCAGGAGCCATCGCTCAGAGCAGCATTTACCCAATGGAG GTCCTGAAGACCCGGCTGGCCTTGCGGAGGACCGGCCAGTACTCTGGCATCGTAGACTGTGCCAAGCATATCTTCCAGAAGGAGGGACTTGCGGCGTTTTACAAGGGCTACGTTCCCAACATGCTGGGCATCATTCCCTACGCGGGTATTGACCTGGCCGTGTACGAG ACACTGAAGACCTCATGGCTGCAGCGGTATGCCACAGACAGTGCCGACCCTGGTGTGTTTGTGCTGCTGGCCTGCGGGACCACCTCCAGCACATGCGGCCAGCTGTCCAGCTACCCGCTGGCACTGGTCCGAACCCGTATGCAGGCTCAAG CCTCCTTGGAGGGCGGACCTCAGATGACCATGACTGGACTCTTCAGACATATTGTGCGGACAGAAGGAGTGACTGGGCTTTACAGGGGCATCGCCCCGAACTTCATGAAGGTCATCCCAGCGGTCAGCATCAGCTACGTGGTGTACGAGAACCTGAAGGTGACCCTTGGTGCAGCGTCATAG
- the slc25a25b gene encoding calcium-binding mitochondrial carrier protein SCaMC-2-B isoform X5 translates to MLPEICRSALRWLSGAGGASCDPEGELATRSRRPGEEEENEQGGLGSEARSDPPARSAESQEAGKRTTVLVMVAPPPDFQQDFSTYRSWRKKIVKAGDKDLDGQLDFEEFVHYLRDHEKKLRLVFKSLDKKNDGHIDSQEIMQSLKDLGVHISEQQAEKILKRIGRGHIWAPFAYMDKNGTMTIDWNEWRDYHLLHPADNIPEIILYWKHSTIFDVGESLLVPDEFTAEERKTGMWWRHLVAGGGAGAVSRTCTAPLDRLKVLMQVHASRRNSMSMTGGFIQMIREGGLRSLWRGNGINVIKIAPESAIKFMAYEQIKRLIGIKQESLGIMERLVAGSLAGAIAQSSIYPMEVLKTRLALRRTGQYSGIVDCAKHIFQKEGLAAFYKGYVPNMLGIIPYAGIDLAVYETLKTSWLQRYATDSADPGVFVLLACGTTSSTCGQLSSYPLALVRTRMQAQASLEGGPQMTMTGLFRHIVRTEGVTGLYRGIAPNFMKVIPAVSISYVVYENLKVTLGAAS, encoded by the exons ATGCTGCCGGAGATCTGCAGGTCCGCCTTGCGCTGGCTctcaggagctgggggggcctCGTGTGATCCCGAGGGCGAGCTGGCCACCAGGAGCCGCAGGccaggagaggaagaggagaacGAGCAAGGGGGGCTGGGGTCAGAGGCCCGGTCAGACCCTCCGGCAAGAAGCGCGGAGAGCCAGGAGGCAGGGAAGCGGACCACGGTGCTCGTCATGGTGGCGCCACCACCGGACTTCCAGCAG GATTTCTCTACGTACCGAAGCTGGCGAAAG AAAATTGTAAAAGCCGGGGACAAGGACCTAGATGGACAGCTGGACTTTGAGGAATTTGTCCACTACCTTCGTGACCATGAGAAGAAGCTGAGGCTCGTTTTCAAGAGTCTAGACAAGAAGAATGATG GTCACATTGACTCACAGGAGATCATGCAGTCCTTGAAGGACCTCGGGGTACACATCTCAGAGCAGCAGGCGGAGAAGATCTTAAAAAG AATCGGGAGGGGGCACATCTGGGCTCCATTCGCGTA CATGGATAAGAACGGGACGATGACAATCGACTGGAACGAGTGGAGGGACTACCACCTGCTTCACCCTGCCGACAACATCCCAGAGATCATCTTGTACTGGAAGCACTCCACG ATATTTGATGTTGGTGAGAGCTTGCTGGTGCCAGACGAGTTTACGGCAGAGGAGCGGAAGACTGGGATGTGGTGGCGACACCTGGTGGCAGGAGGAGGTGCAGGCGCCGTGTCCCGTACATGCACTGCCCCGCTGGACAGGCTCAAAGTACTCATGCAG GTCCACGCCTCCAGGCGTAACAGTATGAGCATGACTGGAGGCTTCATCCAGATGATCCGTGAGGGCGGGCTGCGCTCACTGTGGAGGGGGAATGGCATCAACGTCATCAAGATCGCTCCTGAGTCCGCCATCAAGTTCATGGCCTATGAGCAG ATCAAACGCTTGATAGGAATCAAGCAGGAGTCCCTTGGGATCATGGAGCGGCTGGTCGCCGGTTCCTTGGCAGGAGCCATCGCTCAGAGCAGCATTTACCCAATGGAG GTCCTGAAGACCCGGCTGGCCTTGCGGAGGACCGGCCAGTACTCTGGCATCGTAGACTGTGCCAAGCATATCTTCCAGAAGGAGGGACTTGCGGCGTTTTACAAGGGCTACGTTCCCAACATGCTGGGCATCATTCCCTACGCGGGTATTGACCTGGCCGTGTACGAG ACACTGAAGACCTCATGGCTGCAGCGGTATGCCACAGACAGTGCCGACCCTGGTGTGTTTGTGCTGCTGGCCTGCGGGACCACCTCCAGCACATGCGGCCAGCTGTCCAGCTACCCGCTGGCACTGGTCCGAACCCGTATGCAGGCTCAAG CCTCCTTGGAGGGCGGACCTCAGATGACCATGACTGGACTCTTCAGACATATTGTGCGGACAGAAGGAGTGACTGGGCTTTACAGGGGCATCGCCCCGAACTTCATGAAGGTCATCCCAGCGGTCAGCATCAGCTACGTGGTGTACGAGAACCTGAAGGTGACCCTTGGTGCAGCGTCATAG
- the slc25a25b gene encoding calcium-binding mitochondrial carrier protein SCaMC-2-B isoform X2, translating to MQQQRSFVSPLLSGVFCQCSSADDAHCSPDSGVGAGTGFGAAGTPAHKPWDCPLNDPPSAPHGSLHPCGGAVCGGPDQEHRLKVLFQVLDVNKDGGICVQDLTIGLKKLGVHRTENELMKIVKAGDKDLDGQLDFEEFVHYLRDHEKKLRLVFKSLDKKNDGHIDSQEIMQSLKDLGVHISEQQAEKILKRIGRGHIWAPFAYMDKNGTMTIDWNEWRDYHLLHPADNIPEIILYWKHSTIFDVGESLLVPDEFTAEERKTGMWWRHLVAGGGAGAVSRTCTAPLDRLKVLMQVHASRRNSMSMTGGFIQMIREGGLRSLWRGNGINVIKIAPESAIKFMAYEQIKRLIGIKQESLGIMERLVAGSLAGAIAQSSIYPMEVLKTRLALRRTGQYSGIVDCAKHIFQKEGLAAFYKGYVPNMLGIIPYAGIDLAVYETLKTSWLQRYATDSADPGVFVLLACGTTSSTCGQLSSYPLALVRTRMQAQASLEGGPQMTMTGLFRHIVRTEGVTGLYRGIAPNFMKVIPAVSISYVVYENLKVTLGAAS from the exons ATGCAGCAGCAGAGATCATTCGTCTCCCCGCTGCTGAGCGGTGTATTCTGTCAGTGCAGCTCGGCGGACGATGCCCATTGCTCCCCAGATTCCGGTGTAGGTGCTGGTACCGGATTTGGAGCGGCTGGGACTCCAGCACACAAGCCCTGGGACTGCCCGCTAAACGATCCCCCAAGCGCCCCTCACGGGAGCTTGCACCCGTGCGGCGGCGCGGTCTGTGGTGGCCCCGACCAGGAGCACCGGCTCAAGGTCTTGTTCCAAGTGCTGGACGTCAATAAGGACGGGGGAATCTGTGTGCAGGACCTGACCATCGGCCTCAAAAAGCTGGGTGTTCATCGCACTGAGAATGAGCTTATG AAAATTGTAAAAGCCGGGGACAAGGACCTAGATGGACAGCTGGACTTTGAGGAATTTGTCCACTACCTTCGTGACCATGAGAAGAAGCTGAGGCTCGTTTTCAAGAGTCTAGACAAGAAGAATGATG GTCACATTGACTCACAGGAGATCATGCAGTCCTTGAAGGACCTCGGGGTACACATCTCAGAGCAGCAGGCGGAGAAGATCTTAAAAAG AATCGGGAGGGGGCACATCTGGGCTCCATTCGCGTA CATGGATAAGAACGGGACGATGACAATCGACTGGAACGAGTGGAGGGACTACCACCTGCTTCACCCTGCCGACAACATCCCAGAGATCATCTTGTACTGGAAGCACTCCACG ATATTTGATGTTGGTGAGAGCTTGCTGGTGCCAGACGAGTTTACGGCAGAGGAGCGGAAGACTGGGATGTGGTGGCGACACCTGGTGGCAGGAGGAGGTGCAGGCGCCGTGTCCCGTACATGCACTGCCCCGCTGGACAGGCTCAAAGTACTCATGCAG GTCCACGCCTCCAGGCGTAACAGTATGAGCATGACTGGAGGCTTCATCCAGATGATCCGTGAGGGCGGGCTGCGCTCACTGTGGAGGGGGAATGGCATCAACGTCATCAAGATCGCTCCTGAGTCCGCCATCAAGTTCATGGCCTATGAGCAG ATCAAACGCTTGATAGGAATCAAGCAGGAGTCCCTTGGGATCATGGAGCGGCTGGTCGCCGGTTCCTTGGCAGGAGCCATCGCTCAGAGCAGCATTTACCCAATGGAG GTCCTGAAGACCCGGCTGGCCTTGCGGAGGACCGGCCAGTACTCTGGCATCGTAGACTGTGCCAAGCATATCTTCCAGAAGGAGGGACTTGCGGCGTTTTACAAGGGCTACGTTCCCAACATGCTGGGCATCATTCCCTACGCGGGTATTGACCTGGCCGTGTACGAG ACACTGAAGACCTCATGGCTGCAGCGGTATGCCACAGACAGTGCCGACCCTGGTGTGTTTGTGCTGCTGGCCTGCGGGACCACCTCCAGCACATGCGGCCAGCTGTCCAGCTACCCGCTGGCACTGGTCCGAACCCGTATGCAGGCTCAAG CCTCCTTGGAGGGCGGACCTCAGATGACCATGACTGGACTCTTCAGACATATTGTGCGGACAGAAGGAGTGACTGGGCTTTACAGGGGCATCGCCCCGAACTTCATGAAGGTCATCCCAGCGGTCAGCATCAGCTACGTGGTGTACGAGAACCTGAAGGTGACCCTTGGTGCAGCGTCATAG